From Thalassotalea euphylliae, the proteins below share one genomic window:
- a CDS encoding TetR/AcrR family transcriptional regulator: MSTKNKILDAAEELFANKGFNGTSLREITSQAEVNLAAVNYHFGSKKELIKAVISRYMDEVSPKLELALLDVSAQPSPSLHQVFSAFVQPLLSLNEYRENGTSTFLQLLGRGYTDSQGFLRWFLTTQYPNVIDYFVQAVQKSYPDLTAEQMFWRLHFTMGTIVFTMSSSDALLDIAKNDFSKNLGVEDLIQQVIPYVAAGVAAPVH; this comes from the coding sequence ATGAGCACAAAAAATAAAATATTAGATGCCGCGGAAGAGCTTTTTGCTAACAAAGGCTTTAATGGCACTTCGCTTAGGGAAATTACAAGTCAGGCAGAGGTAAACTTAGCCGCAGTAAATTATCACTTCGGCTCAAAAAAAGAGCTGATCAAAGCGGTGATCTCCCGTTATATGGATGAGGTTTCCCCTAAGCTTGAATTAGCGCTGCTTGATGTCTCAGCCCAGCCATCGCCGTCGCTTCATCAAGTGTTTTCTGCGTTTGTTCAGCCGTTGCTATCGCTAAATGAATATAGAGAAAACGGCACCAGTACGTTTTTACAGTTACTGGGCCGCGGTTACACTGATAGCCAAGGTTTCTTGCGCTGGTTCTTAACAACTCAATATCCGAATGTTATTGACTACTTCGTGCAAGCGGTGCAAAAGTCTTATCCCGATTTAACCGCAGAGCAAATGTTCTGGCGTTTACACTTTACGATGGGCACCATAGTGTTCACTATGTCGTCTAGCGATGCTTTGTTAGATATTGCTAAAAATGATTTTAGTAAGAACTTAGGCGTCGAAGATCTTATCCAACAGGTGATTCCTTATGTTGCCGCAGGGGTAGCAGCCCCAGTGCATTAA
- the nagZ gene encoding beta-N-acetylhexosaminidase, translating into MGPIMLDVDGTSLTAEDKEILAHPLVGGLILFSRNFHSPEQVAALTADIREYAQGDILIAVDQEGGRVQRFKNGFSIIPAMGKLWQQADGAMAQALQLAKASGQLIALEVMSVGVDISFAPVLDINDISDVIGDRAFHAEPDKVCLLANAFIDGMHSIGMKCTAKHFPGHGSVKEDSHIALPVDRRDKAEILGIDMEPFRQLISAKQVNAVMPAHVIYPAFDDKSVGFSRFWLEDMLRGQLGFDGVIFSDDLSMAGAGSIGGFVERTEAAQQAGCDMLLVCNNRAAAIEVIEQANISVLPQSQPRLQKMLSKNPVQYGQLTQIKEWQQARQLLNIA; encoded by the coding sequence ATGGGACCCATAATGCTTGATGTCGACGGGACATCACTAACCGCTGAAGACAAGGAAATTTTAGCGCACCCTTTAGTTGGCGGCTTAATCTTATTTAGTCGTAATTTTCACTCTCCTGAGCAAGTTGCTGCTTTAACGGCTGACATTCGCGAATATGCCCAAGGCGACATCTTAATTGCGGTTGACCAAGAGGGCGGCCGAGTGCAGCGCTTTAAAAATGGCTTCTCTATTATTCCTGCCATGGGAAAACTGTGGCAACAGGCTGATGGCGCAATGGCGCAGGCGCTTCAACTTGCCAAAGCAAGCGGTCAGCTGATTGCCCTTGAAGTCATGTCGGTCGGTGTTGATATTAGTTTTGCGCCTGTGCTCGATATTAATGACATTAGTGATGTGATTGGTGATCGCGCCTTTCACGCTGAGCCTGATAAAGTGTGCTTGCTGGCCAATGCCTTTATTGATGGTATGCACTCAATTGGTATGAAGTGCACAGCGAAACACTTTCCTGGGCATGGCAGTGTTAAGGAAGACTCACATATTGCGCTACCAGTCGATCGTCGAGATAAAGCGGAAATCTTGGGGATAGATATGGAGCCTTTTCGTCAGCTAATTAGCGCAAAACAAGTGAACGCAGTCATGCCTGCACATGTAATATACCCGGCATTTGATGATAAATCTGTCGGGTTCTCAAGGTTCTGGCTTGAGGACATGCTAAGGGGGCAATTAGGGTTTGACGGTGTGATCTTCAGTGATGATTTATCCATGGCTGGCGCAGGCTCTATTGGCGGCTTTGTTGAACGTACCGAAGCTGCGCAACAAGCAGGTTGTGATATGTTATTGGTGTGCAATAACCGAGCAGCAGCAATTGAAGTGATTGAGCAAGCCAATATTAGCGTATTGCCACAGAGCCAACCAAGGTTACAAAAAATGTTATCGAAAAACCCTGTTCAATATGGGCAATTGACCCAAATTAAAGAGTGGCAACAGGCGCGTCAGCTGCTGAACATCGCTTAA
- the dsbB gene encoding disulfide bond formation protein DsbB: MNFISNLATRKQAWGLLAGSALGLELAALYFQYVMDLAPCIMCIYQRAAIWAIFFAGLVGYFAPNQLIARLAGYGLWGTGAIWGLIIALEHVEMQSASLSLFFTCDITPNFPSWAPLHEWLPALFEATGDCGEISWQFLGYSMPQWMVVVYSVYTAMLAAVLAARIAIAKNL, translated from the coding sequence GTGAACTTTATTAGTAATCTTGCCACTAGAAAGCAAGCATGGGGGTTACTCGCCGGCTCTGCACTGGGCTTAGAGCTCGCCGCCCTTTACTTCCAATATGTAATGGACTTAGCACCATGCATTATGTGTATTTACCAACGTGCCGCCATTTGGGCCATCTTTTTTGCCGGCCTTGTTGGCTATTTTGCCCCTAACCAGTTGATCGCAAGGCTTGCTGGTTATGGTTTATGGGGGACAGGTGCGATTTGGGGGCTGATTATTGCGCTTGAGCATGTCGAAATGCAAAGCGCGTCACTATCACTCTTCTTTACTTGTGATATAACGCCTAACTTCCCAAGCTGGGCACCACTGCATGAATGGCTTCCGGCGTTGTTCGAAGCAACGGGAGATTGCGGTGAGATAAGCTGGCAGTTTTTGGGGTACAGCATGCCACAATGGATGGTCGTGGTTTACAGTGTCTATACTGCGATGCTTGCGGCGGTGTTGGCAGCTAGAATTGCCATTGCGAAAAACCTATAG
- the nhaB gene encoding sodium/proton antiporter NhaB, with translation MQQSFMSAFFKNFLGNSPEWYKYAIIAFLVINPILFFYVSPYVAGWALVLEFIFTLAMALKCYPLQPGGLLAIEAVFIGMTSPDQVLHEIIVNIEVLLLLIFMVAGIYFMKNLLLFLFTKIITKVQSKTLVSLLFCFASAFLSAFLDALTVVAVIISVAVGFYSVYHKVASGKEIVHDHDHTHDSDVHEVSRNDLEDFRAYLRNLMMHAGIGTALGGVCTIVGEPQNLIIGQQASWEFVEFAIRMSPVTAPVFVAGMLTCVLLEKVKWFGYGAHLPESVRTILQDFDAQESKQRTKREKVKLVMQGIVGLWLIVALALHLAAVGLIGLTVIIFATVFTGVNEEHQIGHAFEEALPFTALLAVFFAVVAVIIDQQLFTPVINWVLTFEGNMQLVMFYLANGFLSMVSDNVFVGTVYITEVKKALLAGQITRDQFDMLAVAINTGTNLPSVATPNGQAAFLFLLTSALAPLIRLSYGRMVVMALPYTIVLTIVGLIAISSGFLESKTADFYEAGIIHHHTVSDAEVPSAH, from the coding sequence ATGCAGCAATCATTTATGAGTGCGTTTTTTAAAAACTTCCTCGGTAATTCACCGGAGTGGTACAAATACGCCATTATTGCTTTCTTAGTTATTAATCCCATTTTATTTTTCTATGTCAGTCCTTACGTCGCTGGTTGGGCACTTGTTCTAGAGTTCATCTTCACGCTTGCCATGGCGTTAAAGTGTTACCCATTACAACCGGGTGGCCTACTTGCCATTGAAGCCGTATTTATCGGCATGACCTCGCCAGACCAAGTGCTGCATGAAATTATCGTCAATATCGAAGTACTACTGCTGCTGATTTTTATGGTGGCAGGTATCTACTTTATGAAGAACTTGTTGTTGTTCTTGTTTACCAAGATCATCACTAAAGTTCAGTCAAAAACGTTAGTATCGCTGCTGTTCTGTTTTGCCAGTGCCTTTTTATCTGCCTTCCTTGATGCCTTAACCGTAGTCGCCGTGATTATCAGTGTTGCGGTTGGTTTCTACTCGGTTTACCACAAAGTAGCGTCGGGCAAAGAAATTGTTCATGATCACGACCACACACACGATAGTGACGTTCATGAAGTATCGCGTAACGACCTTGAAGATTTTCGCGCATACCTGCGTAACTTGATGATGCACGCTGGCATTGGTACGGCGCTTGGTGGTGTGTGTACCATCGTTGGTGAACCGCAGAACCTGATTATTGGTCAGCAAGCAAGTTGGGAATTTGTTGAATTCGCGATCCGTATGTCACCGGTTACTGCGCCTGTATTTGTCGCAGGTATGCTCACTTGTGTCCTGTTAGAAAAAGTAAAATGGTTCGGCTACGGCGCACACTTACCAGAAAGCGTTCGCACAATCCTACAAGACTTTGACGCACAAGAATCAAAGCAGCGCACTAAGCGCGAAAAGGTTAAGCTTGTGATGCAAGGTATTGTTGGTCTTTGGTTAATTGTTGCATTGGCACTTCATTTGGCAGCAGTTGGCTTAATTGGCTTAACCGTTATTATTTTCGCAACGGTATTTACCGGCGTTAATGAAGAGCATCAAATCGGCCATGCCTTTGAAGAGGCACTGCCGTTTACTGCACTGCTAGCGGTATTCTTTGCGGTTGTTGCGGTAATTATTGACCAACAGCTATTTACGCCGGTTATCAACTGGGTATTAACGTTTGAAGGCAATATGCAGTTGGTGATGTTCTACTTGGCGAATGGCTTCTTGTCGATGGTATCAGACAACGTTTTCGTGGGCACGGTGTACATTACAGAGGTGAAAAAAGCCTTGCTAGCTGGCCAAATTACGCGTGATCAGTTTGATATGTTAGCCGTTGCGATTAATACAGGGACTAACTTGCCAAGTGTCGCGACACCAAATGGCCAAGCCGCCTTCTTGTTCTTGCTAACGTCGGCACTGGCACCATTGATTCGCTTATCATACGGTCGCATGGTGGTGATGGCGCTGCCTTACACCATAGTCCTGACCATTGTCGGCTTAATTGCTATTTCTAGTGGCTTCTTGGAGAGTAAAACAGCTGACTTCTACGAAGCTGGCATTATTCACCACCACACGGTATCTGATGCAGAAGTACCAAGCGCTCATTAA
- a CDS encoding winged helix-turn-helix transcriptional regulator yields the protein MTDVTSIPLILNATISSDLDVIGDRWTLLILRDLFLGRTRFESLRTHTGASKATLSRRLDTLIQIDVIKRQQLKPTSKHYDYLLTGKGLKLFGASILAWRWETQWLASASESSLPITLLHTPCGHPFIPETVCTHCGQAVKFEDVKWYTSDDSFQHQLKVIQSANKMRRVRNSRTSALDNRMAGISDLIGDRWTLLILIAAFMGAKRNYEFANYLNIASNILSQRLSMLVEENLFEKTAYQHNPPRYEYVLTDKSKALFPLVMILRQWAMDFHTTPESLKHEPCGANLRLSVNCNMCKTELHPTDISF from the coding sequence ATGACTGACGTAACTTCTATCCCGCTTATCCTGAATGCGACTATCTCTAGTGACCTAGATGTCATTGGTGATCGCTGGACATTACTTATCTTGCGAGATTTGTTTTTGGGGAGAACGCGATTTGAGTCGTTGCGCACCCACACCGGCGCAAGTAAAGCGACATTGAGCCGCCGCCTCGACACGCTTATCCAAATTGATGTTATCAAGCGCCAGCAGCTTAAACCGACAAGTAAGCACTATGATTACTTACTAACAGGTAAAGGATTAAAATTATTCGGTGCTTCGATATTGGCGTGGCGTTGGGAAACTCAGTGGTTAGCATCTGCATCAGAATCATCCTTGCCAATAACGCTGCTGCACACACCTTGTGGTCATCCATTTATTCCTGAAACAGTTTGTACCCATTGTGGGCAAGCAGTAAAGTTTGAAGACGTGAAATGGTATACCTCAGACGATTCGTTTCAACACCAGCTCAAGGTGATCCAAAGCGCCAATAAAATGCGCCGTGTTCGCAATAGCCGCACTTCCGCTTTAGACAATCGAATGGCCGGGATCAGCGACTTAATTGGCGATAGATGGACGCTACTCATTCTGATCGCCGCATTTATGGGCGCAAAACGCAATTACGAGTTTGCTAATTACCTCAACATCGCGAGTAATATTCTTAGCCAGCGTTTGTCTATGCTGGTTGAAGAAAACTTGTTTGAAAAAACAGCTTACCAACACAATCCGCCGCGCTATGAGTATGTGCTCACCGACAAATCAAAAGCACTATTCCCATTAGTAATGATTTTAAGGCAGTGGGCAATGGACTTTCATACCACGCCTGAGTCACTAAAACACGAACCCTGTGGTGCCAATCTGAGACTTTCGGTGAACTGTAATATGTGTAAAACAGAGCTACATCCAACAGATATTAGTTTCTAG
- a CDS encoding carotenoid oxygenase family protein, whose protein sequence is MKTKLEPKVKTSLKPSLHPYLTGAWKPNNKEYTATEMEVIGEIPKDIDGVYIRNTENPAHQAIGLYHPFDGDGMLHCVSFKDGKAEYRNRFVRTDGFEAEQAAGKALWQGIANKITPKTKKGWGAQGYIKDSSSTDVVVHAGKVMSTFWQCGEGYLLDPYTLAPQGKQSWAPQDGISAHPKVDLNTGEMLFFNYSTEPPYQHYGVVNDKNELVHYTPVPLPGPRLPHDMAFSKNYSILADFPLFWIPDIIPEKKYLPKYHRNMPARFAILPRYGNEQDIQWFEASPTYVLHWMNAYEEGDELILDGFYQDRPNPPPLKWWPKIPGKIMAGLDLQSLQTRLHRWRFNLKTGEVKEGHLDEEILEFGTFNQHYAGVKNRYYYSVWNHPGRFLFSGLVKLDLETGEKTRYEFGKHRYGSEAPFVPRIGAQDEDDGYIVTFITDTKAKRSECVLLDAKDIAAGPICRIILPHQISSGTHACWASGEEIRQYA, encoded by the coding sequence ATGAAGACTAAACTTGAACCGAAAGTAAAAACCAGCCTTAAACCTTCGTTACACCCATACTTAACGGGTGCATGGAAGCCAAATAACAAAGAATACACTGCCACAGAGATGGAAGTGATCGGTGAAATCCCCAAAGATATTGATGGGGTATATATTCGCAACACGGAAAACCCTGCGCACCAAGCCATTGGCCTTTACCATCCATTTGATGGCGACGGTATGCTGCACTGTGTTAGTTTTAAAGATGGTAAAGCCGAATACCGCAATCGCTTTGTCAGAACTGACGGCTTTGAAGCAGAGCAAGCAGCAGGCAAAGCACTGTGGCAAGGTATCGCGAATAAAATCACCCCCAAAACCAAGAAAGGGTGGGGCGCACAAGGTTATATTAAAGACTCATCAAGTACTGATGTGGTAGTGCACGCGGGTAAAGTGATGTCGACGTTTTGGCAGTGTGGCGAAGGCTACTTGCTTGACCCATACACGCTAGCGCCTCAAGGAAAGCAAAGCTGGGCGCCCCAAGACGGTATTTCAGCGCACCCTAAGGTGGACTTAAACACCGGTGAGATGCTGTTTTTCAACTACTCAACCGAGCCGCCATATCAACATTATGGGGTAGTAAATGACAAGAACGAGCTGGTTCACTACACCCCCGTCCCACTGCCAGGCCCAAGGCTGCCGCACGATATGGCGTTTTCCAAAAATTACTCAATTTTGGCGGATTTCCCACTGTTTTGGATCCCGGACATTATTCCTGAAAAAAAATACTTGCCGAAATATCACCGCAATATGCCTGCGCGCTTTGCAATACTGCCAAGGTATGGCAACGAACAAGACATTCAGTGGTTTGAAGCCAGCCCAACTTACGTGCTGCACTGGATGAATGCGTATGAAGAAGGGGATGAACTGATTTTAGATGGCTTTTATCAAGATCGGCCAAACCCACCACCACTGAAATGGTGGCCTAAAATCCCCGGCAAAATCATGGCAGGCCTAGATTTACAGTCATTACAAACTCGCCTGCATCGCTGGCGCTTTAATCTCAAAACTGGCGAAGTAAAAGAAGGCCACTTAGATGAAGAGATTTTAGAGTTTGGCACATTTAACCAACACTACGCGGGGGTGAAAAACCGCTATTACTACAGTGTCTGGAATCACCCTGGGCGCTTCTTGTTTTCGGGGCTGGTCAAACTTGACTTAGAAACCGGAGAAAAAACGCGCTATGAGTTTGGCAAGCACAGATACGGCTCTGAAGCGCCATTTGTACCAAGAATTGGCGCTCAAGATGAAGACGACGGTTATATCGTCACCTTTATTACTGACACTAAAGCCAAACGCTCTGAATGCGTATTACTGGACGCCAAGGATATTGCCGCGGGGCCAATCTGTCGGATTATTCTGCCTCATCAGATCAGCAGTGGCACTCACGCTTGCTGGGCAAGTGGTGAGGAAATTCGCCAGTACGCGTAA
- a CDS encoding acetyl-CoA C-acyltransferase, whose protein sequence is MRQACIVDAVRLPRAKIGKSGSVYSEQRPVDMLKPLFDALTTRQSFDTALVDDVMLGCNTQIDGQGANIAKTAALYAGWSDSVSGATINRFCCSGLDAINIAASKIMSGMNDIMVAGGVEQISQVSMFKDNGDWFSYPKVMQATRFMHMGLSADLIACLQGFDRQQLDDYALRSHQRAALAAEHHYFSNSLIPLEKEGITIDNGIRPSADITVFNALPTAFDDALAKARPMLEAGGIKVLECRHSAGSSPALVDGASLVLMASVQACSEHQLPVRARVIQASDASADPVIMLTGHIKATEKLLASAGLTADDIDLWEINESFAASVLNYQRHFAIADNQLNVNGGAIAMGHPLGATGGILLSTVLDELERQQLKRAVIAIPGGAGVGVATLIERE, encoded by the coding sequence ATGCGACAGGCATGTATTGTTGATGCGGTAAGACTACCGCGAGCAAAAATTGGTAAATCGGGCAGTGTCTATAGTGAGCAGCGGCCTGTTGATATGCTCAAGCCACTATTTGATGCGTTAACGACGAGGCAGTCATTCGACACGGCGTTAGTGGACGATGTTATGCTGGGTTGTAATACTCAAATTGACGGGCAAGGGGCAAATATTGCCAAAACTGCCGCCCTGTACGCTGGTTGGTCAGACAGCGTATCAGGGGCAACAATCAATCGATTTTGTTGCTCTGGGTTAGATGCTATTAACATCGCTGCCAGTAAGATCATGTCGGGAATGAACGACATTATGGTCGCTGGTGGTGTTGAACAAATTAGCCAAGTCTCGATGTTTAAAGATAATGGCGATTGGTTCAGCTACCCGAAAGTGATGCAAGCAACGCGCTTTATGCACATGGGCTTGTCTGCTGATTTAATTGCCTGTTTGCAAGGATTTGATCGCCAGCAGCTCGATGACTATGCACTGCGTTCACACCAAAGAGCCGCCTTAGCCGCCGAGCATCATTATTTCAGTAATAGCTTAATACCACTTGAAAAAGAGGGGATTACAATCGATAACGGTATTCGACCAAGTGCTGATATTACGGTATTTAATGCGCTACCAACAGCTTTTGACGATGCCTTAGCTAAAGCACGGCCTATGCTTGAGGCTGGCGGAATAAAAGTGCTTGAATGTCGCCACAGTGCTGGGAGTTCTCCAGCATTAGTTGATGGTGCAAGTTTAGTCTTGATGGCTAGCGTGCAAGCATGTAGCGAACATCAATTGCCTGTGCGCGCTAGAGTGATTCAGGCAAGCGATGCCAGTGCTGATCCCGTTATCATGCTGACTGGCCATATCAAAGCGACCGAAAAGTTATTGGCATCCGCAGGGTTAACCGCAGATGATATCGACCTATGGGAAATTAATGAGTCTTTTGCCGCTAGTGTGCTCAATTATCAGCGTCACTTTGCTATTGCTGATAACCAGCTAAATGTGAATGGCGGTGCAATTGCCATGGGGCATCCGCTTGGCGCAACGGGCGGCATATTACTCTCAACGGTATTGGACGAATTAGAGCGCCAACAGCTTAAACGCGCGGTTATTGCGATTCCGGGTGGTGCAGGTGTTGGTGTTGCAACCTTGATTGAGCGGGAATAA
- a CDS encoding TonB-dependent receptor encodes MMNKGVVSKFLLSLCAVSVSNALAQTSNPSDDSSAKLEIIEVTSQRRVENIQDVPISVSALSAKQLERVSIDKIDDLQLYVPNLSLTETGLSTQTYIRGIGTGNNQGFEQSVVQFVDGISHARPQLSRAPFFDLERVEVLRGPQSILFGKNAIGGALNISTASVEEENSGRVFMQFGEYGTTELQGIMNRELIDSKLYGRLSIRSYEDDGYIYNKTLDRDEPQRDDLTIRAKLKYLLNADWQLNFKYERNEFDTIGRQIEIIQDQGNPGNPFGTTLATVFGLPNAITDTDLDYERDANGDTSNNEMDSYVFAVNGMIGDLEFESNTAFLEYELDEICDCDFIAAPIIGAPLYEKYDQFSQEFRIATPSEQTFSWQAGIFYQTSDMDYEDSIAIPEGPVGRPDLSVLPTAVFAITQNPALGNAISGTSATRTFTQDADAFSVFAQGDWQVSDKLRVSVGARWVTEDKEATRAMNVTDTLTGQPAPVGAAVLQNVFAIESEQTTGHNLSGDRSESSFDPSIKFQYFASDDLMFYGGWSKGSKSGGYDTRSNIVTSFEFEGEEASAFEAGFKSTFWDGRARFNAAAYFTDYDALQVAQFDGRLGFVVGNADAEVSGIEIDGSIALTQDLTLSYSAAYLDHEFTDYTNGNCYYAQQFDTENPDRAARYNPTTNLCDYTGLSGQYTPEFSGNLNADYFVPLTDSADLHINLNYSYTGSQNVHQNLDPNFEVGSIGRVDVNIAIEFEDWGVEILGRNITDQDYVTYANNSPLSGTFGADTVYGFIAPPSMWSLRGYYNF; translated from the coding sequence ATGATGAATAAAGGTGTTGTTTCGAAGTTTTTATTGTCTTTATGTGCCGTGAGTGTTTCGAATGCGCTTGCCCAAACCAGTAACCCCAGCGACGACAGTAGTGCCAAGTTAGAAATTATTGAAGTCACCTCGCAGCGCCGGGTCGAAAATATTCAAGACGTTCCAATATCGGTTTCTGCCCTGTCAGCAAAACAGTTAGAACGTGTGTCTATCGATAAAATTGACGACCTACAGCTCTATGTCCCCAACCTCTCGCTCACCGAAACAGGCTTATCGACACAAACCTATATTCGCGGTATTGGCACAGGGAATAACCAAGGGTTTGAACAATCTGTGGTGCAATTTGTTGACGGTATCTCGCATGCACGCCCCCAGCTAAGCCGCGCGCCATTTTTTGACCTCGAACGCGTTGAAGTGCTGCGTGGCCCACAAAGTATTTTGTTTGGTAAAAACGCCATTGGCGGTGCCCTTAACATCTCGACAGCCAGTGTAGAAGAAGAAAACAGTGGCAGAGTATTTATGCAATTTGGCGAATACGGCACAACCGAACTACAAGGCATAATGAACCGCGAACTTATTGACTCTAAACTGTACGGTCGCCTGTCAATTCGCAGTTATGAAGACGACGGCTACATTTACAACAAAACCCTTGATCGCGATGAACCACAGCGCGACGATCTCACCATTCGCGCCAAACTCAAATATTTGCTCAACGCTGACTGGCAACTTAACTTCAAGTACGAACGCAACGAATTCGACACCATTGGTCGCCAAATTGAAATTATTCAAGATCAAGGCAACCCAGGTAACCCATTTGGTACTACTCTAGCGACAGTCTTTGGCCTGCCAAACGCCATCACAGATACCGATTTAGACTACGAACGCGACGCCAATGGCGATACCAGTAATAATGAAATGGACTCTTACGTGTTTGCCGTTAACGGCATGATTGGCGACTTAGAATTTGAGTCAAACACGGCTTTTTTAGAATATGAGCTAGACGAAATATGTGATTGTGACTTTATCGCCGCCCCTATTATTGGCGCACCGCTCTATGAAAAGTACGACCAATTTAGCCAAGAGTTTCGTATTGCAACTCCGTCAGAGCAAACATTTTCATGGCAAGCTGGTATCTTTTATCAAACCAGTGATATGGATTATGAAGACTCAATTGCCATACCTGAAGGCCCCGTTGGTCGACCCGACTTATCCGTATTGCCAACAGCTGTATTTGCCATCACCCAAAACCCTGCACTGGGCAACGCGATTTCCGGGACATCGGCAACACGAACATTCACTCAAGACGCCGACGCCTTCTCTGTATTTGCCCAAGGTGATTGGCAAGTTTCCGATAAACTTAGGGTTTCGGTTGGGGCTCGCTGGGTAACGGAAGATAAAGAAGCAACGCGTGCCATGAATGTTACCGACACCCTGACTGGCCAGCCTGCGCCTGTTGGCGCTGCCGTTCTGCAAAATGTTTTTGCTATCGAGAGTGAGCAAACCACAGGGCATAATTTAAGTGGTGATCGCTCAGAAAGCTCATTTGACCCCAGTATCAAATTTCAGTATTTCGCCAGCGACGACCTAATGTTTTACGGTGGCTGGTCAAAAGGCTCTAAATCCGGTGGCTATGACACTCGCTCAAACATTGTCACTTCGTTCGAGTTTGAAGGCGAAGAAGCCTCAGCATTTGAAGCTGGCTTTAAAAGCACATTCTGGGATGGTCGCGCAAGATTTAACGCCGCAGCGTATTTTACCGATTACGACGCCTTACAAGTCGCCCAATTTGATGGCCGGCTAGGGTTTGTGGTCGGCAATGCCGATGCGGAAGTAAGTGGTATTGAAATTGACGGCTCTATTGCACTCACCCAAGACTTAACCTTGTCTTATTCTGCCGCCTACCTAGACCATGAATTTACCGATTACACCAACGGTAACTGTTACTATGCCCAACAGTTTGACACAGAAAACCCCGATCGCGCGGCACGCTATAACCCTACAACTAATTTATGTGATTACACCGGATTAAGCGGACAATATACCCCTGAATTTAGCGGCAACCTCAATGCTGATTACTTTGTACCATTGACCGATAGCGCCGACTTGCACATTAACTTGAACTACAGCTACACCGGCTCGCAAAACGTTCATCAAAACTTAGATCCTAACTTTGAGGTCGGCTCTATTGGCCGAGTTGATGTAAACATCGCCATCGAGTTTGAAGACTGGGGAGTCGAGATTTTGGGTCGTAACATTACCGATCAAGACTATGTCACGTATGCCAATAACTCGCCACTATCTGGCACCTTTGGTGCCGACACTGTGTACGGCTTTATCGCCCCGCCTTCGATGTGGAGCCTACGAGGTTATTACAACTTCTAG